In the Methanoculleus taiwanensis genome, GGAGCCTCCCTGCCGACGGCGATGACCGTCGGTGCATCCCCTTTGAGTATATTGGCATCAAGCGGGATGCTGCCGCGGCTGCTCGGGATAACACGAAGCGGGCTTTTTCCTTCGACGAGCCGGACGGTAAGAAAAGAGTTGTCGATGCTGATAGTATTTGGCCCGACCATGATGGCATCGTACTCCGCACGCGTCTTGTGGAGCAGAATTTCGGTTTCATGGGCCATGTATTTCATGAGGATCTTGCTTGAAGCGCCTTTCTTCAAGGTGAGTTTACCATCGACGGTAATCTCCGACATCATGAGCACATGGGGCCTGCAGCTTTCTGGCATGGAAAATCCTTCACTGTATATGTGGAGGTGAGCGCATTAAAATAGCTGGTGAAGGTGCAGCCGTACCCCTTCCCCGGGTTCCCCCGGGAAAAATACACCCGGAGTAATAGCAGTATCGGCATTTTCAGACATTTCCGGCATTTAAGGGCAGAGCAAAAGTTAAACTCCTTCCATACCGATGATCTATGAGACATGAATATAACTTCACTGCGGCCTCAGTTCGTTAAGTATACCGAGCCGCTCGCAGCTCTTTTCATCAGACTGGGAGTCACGCCGAATCAGGTCTCGCTACTCTCCCTCCTCTTCGGCCTCTTCTCCGCTTTCACTTTTGCAGGCGGCTACTTCCTTGCCGGAAGCCTGCTGCTCTTCATCTCCGCAGTGCTCGATCTGGTGGACGGCAACGTCGCCCGCAAGAACCACTCCGAGAGCGACTTTGGTGCCGTATTTGACTGGATAGCCGACAAATATGTCGATGCCGCAGTAATTCTCGGCGTCGGATTCTCACAGGTTCCCATTATCAGCCACCTGATCGCAGTCCCTCCGCTTGCGGACTTCGGCGTAGTAGCTCTCGCGCTCTTCGGCTCCATGATAAACACCTTCATCAAACCGGTTGTCTACGCGGAGATCGGATACAGCGAACGGGTCGCAGGAAAGATCGAGGATCCCCTCGAAGGGATCGGGTTCTTCGGAAGACCCGAGACCGTGCTCTTCCTGGTGCTTGGCGGTGTTACAGGGTACATCTGGGTGGCCGTCCTGGTTATCGCGGTCTGCACGAACCTCTCCGCCATCCAGCGCATCGTGTATCTCTACCGCAGATACGCGTAAGGGACGTATCCCTCACAAGATCTTTTTTCTCATCCGGTACCGGAGAAACGCCATGCCGGAGAGGAAGACCCATTCTTCCCCGAGGCACTCGTATCCACGGCGGGCAAAGAAAGGCCGTGCCGTAATGCTCGCATCCGTCCGGATACAGCGGCACCCGGAAGTGCGGGCATTCTCCTCGAGCGTCGCGAGGAGGCCTGAACCGATCCCGCATCCCTGGTATTCCGCATGCGTGTAGAGCATGTGCAGGTAGCAGCCAGCGGTACAATCGGCGAACCCGACGACCACATCCCCGATCACGGCGACATAGGCGTTGTTCTCTGCGAGGAAAGATTCCCACCGCATCCGGTCGCACCGTTCAGCAGGCGCCCAGCGATCGACCTGATCTTTCGTATAATCCCGGCTGTTGACGATGTGAACGGTATCAAAGAAGAGAAGCAGAATCTGATCGAGATCGGACGGCCTGTAGGGGCGGATCGTCAGAGACCCGGCCTGAACTTCCTTGCACCGCCTGCCGCAGACAGGATCATCGTGGAGGTTCATCCTTCACTCGCCGCACCAGAACGGTGAGTTCCTCCCGATAGAGCTTGAAGAGATCATCGGCAAATGCTCCAAGCCCCGGGATGATGATAAACAGGCCGTACGCGATGGCGACGAGCAGCAGGAGTGCGCCGAGTTCGCACATGACATTGTGCGCCCAGAAGAAACTCTCGTAGCCGAACTCACCGTTCCCCGCTATCTCCGGGAGGTAGGGGAACCACTGTCCGGTATAGGCCGATATCACAAAGGTATTCCGGAAGATATTCAGGATGTAAATCGTCGGAAATACAAGGAGGAATGCAAGCACCTTCTGGCGCAGGGTGGTCTTCACGGCGCCGGCGACACCGAGCATGATGGCGATACTCTGGATGCCGGTACAGGCAAGGATGATCTCGGTCTGAAATCCGTTCCGGGTAAGAATATTCCAGGAGACATGCGAGACGGGGTAACCGGCAAGGCTGAGCATCCATGACGTCTGCGCCACAACAGCGGCGATGAGCCAGTCGCCGAGCGGTGTAATGTATGCGAAAGGAGCATAGATCAGAAAGGCAACCGCAGCGGCCATGGAGAGCTGCAGTATCCGGCGGTCTTCCCGCAGGAGGGCACGTATCGTGACATACAGGAAGGGTATCGAGAGGAGGGCGATTATGGGGTACATGAAGTTATTGATGGAAAAGTAGTATGGCAGCTCGGAGAAGAGATATCCTGCAATGCTCACCCAGCCGACGATGGCAAAATATTTGCGGAAGGTGGTATTGGGTATGAGGAAGGCCAGAAACGCGATGCAGGAGATCAGCACCAGATACTCAATCATTGCCGTACTTTTCTCCATAGAAGGAGATAAAGGATTGCGGGATTCTCACTCGATCGGCCATCCTGCCGCCCGAACACCATCCTATCCAAGGGTTAATCAGGGCTGCTCACGCATCTGTATGAATGATGTTTTGTCCACAGTGCAAGGGCCTGATGATCTCGTCCGGGGGGCAGATGAAGTGCAGAAAGTGTGGCTGCATCCGAGAAATCACCGCTGATCATAAGCTCAAGAAGACGGACAAAAGGCTTGAGAAGGAGATCACCATCGTCGACGATCAGGATCAGGTCTCGACAATGCCGACCGCCACGGTGCAATGTCCGGAGTGTGGCAATATGACGGCTATCTGGTGGCTGCGACAGCTCCGCTCCGCCGATGAGAGCGAGGTCAGATTCTTCCGGTGCACCGCCTGCAGTAAGACCTGGCGTGAATACGACTAAGAGCGAAAATCTGCCGGTAGACTAAAAAATCGACCCCCACTTTCCTTTTCGCCCGGCATCAGGAGCTCATTACCCCGAATGCCGTATCCGGAAATCTCCGCCGGAACCTGTTCTCTCATGATGCCTCTCGATAGTCGGGCAGGTCGCGAACCGATAAATAATAGTCAGCAGTATATACTTGGTTAAATACACAAAAAGGCCATCGAATAACACCAGAATGTTGATATATAATCATCATTATTAATAATGTAGAATGGGGGTTACGATGGCTGAAGATTTTAATGTAAAACTCGACACGGCAATGTATTACACACCGAGCGAGGAGTGCACGAAAGACTCCTGGGCCGGAGACTACAACCAGCGCTACCAGGAATTTGTGGCAGACCCCGCCGCGTACTGGGAAAAGATTGCCCGGGAACTCGAGTGGTACGAGGAGTGGGATCAGGTCAGAGAATGGAACTATCCGCACGCGAAGTGGTTCACGAACGGGAAGCTCAATATCACGCACAACTGCCTCGACCGCCACGTCTTCAACCAGCGCCGGAATAAAGTCGCCATTATGTGGCGGGGTGAGACGGCCGACGAGGAGCGGATCTTCACCTATAAGCAGCTCTACCAGGCCGTCTGCAGGTTCGCAAACGGCCTCAAAAGCCTCGGGGTAGAGAAAGGAGATCGCGTCTGCATCTACATGCCGGTCGTGCCCGAACAGATCATCGCCATGCTCGCCTGCGCCCGTATCGGGGCAATCCATACGGTTGTCTTCGGCGGTTTCGGAGTGGCTGCGCTCAACCAGCGTATCCGCGGAGTCGGAGCGAAAGTGGTCATCGCCGCAGATGTCACCTTCAGGCGCGGGAAAGCAATTCCCCTCAAGACGATCGTTGAAGAGGCGGTCGTAAACGCCCCGAGCGTCGAGCGTATCGTTGTACTGCGCCGGGACGAGACGAAGCCGGTCGAACTGCATCCCGAGATGGAAGTCGACTTTAACGACCTCATGGAGAACCAGCCCCGGGAGTGCGCAGCCGAGACGATGGATGCCGAAGACCCCCTGTTCATCCTCTTTACCAGCGGTACGACCGGTGAGCCCAAGGGCATCGTCCATACCTGCGGCGGGTACATGGTCGGCACCTACTACACGACGAAATACGTCTTTGATGTCAGGGACAACGACGTCTACTGGTGCACCGCCGATCCGGGCTGGATCACCGGCCATAGTTATGGCGTCTACGGCCCGCTCCTGAACGGCGCCACCTGCCTTATCGCCGAGGCAACGCCCGACTTCCCGGATAACGGCGTCTGGTGGAACCTGATCGAGGAGTACGGTGTCACCATCTTCTACACCGCTCCGACCGCCATCCGGATGTTCATGCGGGTCGGTGCCGAGTGGCCGCAGAAGTACAATCTCTCATCACTCCGTGTCCTCGGTTCAGTCGGGGAACCGTTAAACCCCGAGGCATTCGAGTGGTACTACCAGCATATCGGCAACAGGGAGTGCCCGATCGTCGATACCTGGTGGCAGACCGAGACCGGGATGCATATGATCACCACGATGATCGGCGAGCCGATGCGCCCGGGGTTTGCGGGTAAACCAATCCCCGGCATCATTGCCGACGTCGTCGACAAAGATGGCAACCCCGTCCCGCCGGGTACCGGCGGACTGCTTGTCATCAGAGAACCCTGGCCGTCGATGATGCGCACGATCTGGGGGAACGACGAGCGCTATCAGAAGTACTGGAACACCATTCCCGGCTGCTACACCGCTGCGGACCTCGCGGTGAAGGACGAGAACGGCTATATCATGGTCATCGGCCGCTCCGACGACCTGATCGTCGTCGCCGGGCATAACATCGGTACTGCGGAGGTCGAGAGTGCTCTCGTCTCTCATGAGGCCGTTGCCGAGGCAGCAGTCATCGGCAAGCCCGACGCAATGAAAGGGAATGTCATAAAGGCCTTTGTCATCCTCATCGAGGGGTACCAGGCAAGCGAGAAGCTGATAAACGAACTCACGTATCATGTCAGGATGACGCTCGGCCCCATCGCCATCCCGTCCGAGATCGAGGTCGTCGATGCTCTCCCGAAGACCCGGAGCGGAAAAATTATGCGTCGTGTCCTGAAAGCAAGAGAGATGGGCATGGATCCCGGAGATATCTCCACCCTTGAGGATTGAACACCCAACCCTTTATATACTGTTTTAAGCATTTTATAAATATGAATGAACGTAGACCGGAAGAGTCTCTCAAGATAGAAAATATCGTTGCTTCCGCCAAAGTGACGGATTTCCTTGATCTGCCCTCCCTTGCATCTCAGCTCAAGGACGCCGAATACAATAAGAAGCGGTTCCCCGGGGTCGTCCTCCGGATGCAGGATCCAAAGATCGCAGCGCTTGTCTTCGGGTCAGGCAAAGTCGTGCTTACCGGTGCGAAGAGCATCGACAGCCTCAACAAAGGCCTCCAGATCCTCGGCGACCAGCTCCGGGCGCTGCAGATCGATATCTCCGAAGAGCTTAGTTACAAGATCCAGAACATCGTGACCTCGGCGGATCTCGGCACCCCGATCAACCTCAATAAGATTGCAGTAGGTTTCAACCTCGATAAGATCGAATACGAGCCCGAACAATTTCCAGGCCTCGTTTACCGCCTCGACGATCCGAAGGTAGTCGTACTCCTCTTCGGCTCGGGAAAGCTGATCATCACCGGAGGAAAACAACCTGAAGACGCAAAGCGGGCGGTCCAGCGGATCCTCTCTGAGCTATCTAATCTCGGTCTCATATAACCGGTATTTTCGGCAGATTCTTTCCCATTCATCACACTTTTTTCCACAAGACTTTCAAGGAGCAGCTACGGCCGTCGAGAGCATGGAGCATGCATCGCGGTCCCTGAAAATAACCGACCAGAAAAACGTGTTTTCTTATCACACACCGCTAAAACAACGATATTGAAAAATCTCGTATAGGAATAATAATATTTTTATAGTCAGATTTAAAACAATAGATGGAAGATTATTGGTGAACGGATGAGGTCAGATAAAGTACGATATTTTACTCCAAAAGAGGAAGAGCTTGCCGAACTGCTCATGGGCATCGGGATCAAGCGCAACGTCTCCAAAGTTCTCGTATACCTGGCAAGTATTGACGAAGCTACCTCCCGGGATATCGAGCGGGGCACAGACCTTCGCCAGCCGGAGGTCAGCATTGCGATGCGCTACCTCAAGGAGTGTAACTGGATCGAGACTCGGGAGAGCAAATCCGAGAGCAAAGGAAGACCGGTCAAGATCTACACGCTGTCCCTCCCGATAACCGAGATAATGGATACGATCGAGAAAGAAAAGAAGAAAGAAGCCCGGCACCAGCTCGACCTCATCCAGAAGATGCGCGAGACCATATCAATGCAGTGATACAATACGGCACTCCCGCCCTTCACCCACCACCACGCGCATCTTTTCTGCAAAGGTGGTAAACAGCCCGCACTCGAGAAGGCCGGGAACGGCAGCAATCTGCTGTTCCAGTGATGCGGGATCGGGGATTGCTCCAAAATTACAATCTATTATAAAGTTACCATTGTCGGTGACGACCGGGCCGTCTTTTTTAACCCCCTCACGAAGAACCGGCACGCCCCCCATCTCGGTAAGCCGCCGGAAGGCAAGCCCGCAGGCGAACGGCAGAACCTCGATCGGCACGGGTGCGCTTAAGGTATCGACCGTCTTGGTCGAGTCGACGACGATGACCACCTCTTCAGCCGCATCCGCCACGCACTTTTCACGAAGGTGCGCCGCCCCGCGCCCCTTGATCAGGGAGAGACCCGGGTCAACCTGATCGGCACCATCGATAGCGAGGGCAAGCTGCGGAAACTCATCGAGCGTTGTAAGCGGTATCCCGTACTCCCGGGCGCGAATTGCCGCCTGGTACGATGTTGGCACACCGACGATGGAAAGGCCGGACGCGATCCGTTCAGCGAGGCGCTCCATCGCAAAAAACACCGTCGAGCCGGTGCCGAGTCCGATGACCGTGCCGTCTTCGACGAGATCGGCGGCCCGATATCCAGCAATTCGTTTCGATTCAGCAAGGAGCGAACTATCCATACAGGACCTGTGGCACCTCCCTTCATATCAATGCCCATCATCGGTTCCGGGGTACCGCCGACGATATAAAAAAAGAGTAATTACCGGAAGATATCGGCAAGCCGATCGGCGGCGCGCAGCGCCGTGCAGTCGAGGGTGATCGGTGTAATGGAGATGTTGCCCATCCTGACGGCATGCACATCGGTGCCTTCCTCGGCATCCTCGAACAGAGGTCCATCGATCCAGTAGTACGGCCGGCCGCGCGGATCGAGCCTCTTCTCAACACCGGTGTGGAAGAGTTTCTCGGCAAGCCGGGTCACCTCATACCCTCCACTGACCTTCGAGGGGATGTTAACATTGATAACATCGGCATGCTCCGGAAACCCGTCCCGCAGCACTCGCTCGCAGACATCGCGGACAATGCGTTTGGTCTCCTCAAACCGATCGGTCACACGCGAAGGGTCGTCGAATTTATCGCCCTGATCCTCCACCTGCAGTGAAAACGCGACGGACGGGACGCCCTGGTTCGAAGCCTCAAGGGCAGCGCCCACCGTGCCCGACGTCATAATGGACTCGTATGAGAGATTTTCACCGATATTGACACCGCTGACCACGAGATCGGGAGCAAGATTCAGCGAGTACAGGCCGATGATCACCGCATCGGTCGGTTTCCCGCCGACCGAATAGGCGGGCACCCCGTTCATGGTGATCTCGTAGGTGCGGATCGGTTCGAAGATCGAGATGGATCTTCCGACCGCACTCTGCTGTGTCGCAGGTGCAACGACCGTGACATCCGCAATGGGGGAAAGGGCTTCGTATGCAGCCCATATTCCAGCTGACGTAACCCCGTCATCATTGGTGAGCAGTACTTTGGGTTTCATCTTCACCGGGTACATCTGGCTCCAGGAACCAAATACTTGATCAATCGTCAGGGTGAAGTCCTCCCCCCGCCAACGTGTACATGATGAAGGCGTTCCTCGCTGAATACACCGTATGCAATGAACCGATGCTGGCCCGGGAAGGCGCTGCCATGCTCTCCGTCCTTCGGGAGAGTTTCGAAGCGTCCGGATACGAGGTTGTATCCCCCGAAGGTCCCGA is a window encoding:
- a CDS encoding CDP-alcohol phosphatidyltransferase family protein → MNITSLRPQFVKYTEPLAALFIRLGVTPNQVSLLSLLFGLFSAFTFAGGYFLAGSLLLFISAVLDLVDGNVARKNHSESDFGAVFDWIADKYVDAAVILGVGFSQVPIISHLIAVPPLADFGVVALALFGSMINTFIKPVVYAEIGYSERVAGKIEDPLEGIGFFGRPETVLFLVLGGVTGYIWVAVLVIAVCTNLSAIQRIVYLYRRYA
- a CDS encoding GNAT family N-acetyltransferase, whose protein sequence is MNLHDDPVCGRRCKEVQAGSLTIRPYRPSDLDQILLLFFDTVHIVNSRDYTKDQVDRWAPAERCDRMRWESFLAENNAYVAVIGDVVVGFADCTAGCYLHMLYTHAEYQGCGIGSGLLATLEENARTSGCRCIRTDASITARPFFARRGYECLGEEWVFLSGMAFLRYRMRKKIL
- the artA gene encoding archaeosortase A, encoding MIEYLVLISCIAFLAFLIPNTTFRKYFAIVGWVSIAGYLFSELPYYFSINNFMYPIIALLSIPFLYVTIRALLREDRRILQLSMAAAVAFLIYAPFAYITPLGDWLIAAVVAQTSWMLSLAGYPVSHVSWNILTRNGFQTEIILACTGIQSIAIMLGVAGAVKTTLRQKVLAFLLVFPTIYILNIFRNTFVISAYTGQWFPYLPEIAGNGEFGYESFFWAHNVMCELGALLLLVAIAYGLFIIIPGLGAFADDLFKLYREELTVLVRRVKDEPPR
- a CDS encoding transcription factor S, encoding MMFCPQCKGLMISSGGQMKCRKCGCIREITADHKLKKTDKRLEKEITIVDDQDQVSTMPTATVQCPECGNMTAIWWLRQLRSADESEVRFFRCTACSKTWREYD
- the acs gene encoding acetate--CoA ligase encodes the protein MAEDFNVKLDTAMYYTPSEECTKDSWAGDYNQRYQEFVADPAAYWEKIARELEWYEEWDQVREWNYPHAKWFTNGKLNITHNCLDRHVFNQRRNKVAIMWRGETADEERIFTYKQLYQAVCRFANGLKSLGVEKGDRVCIYMPVVPEQIIAMLACARIGAIHTVVFGGFGVAALNQRIRGVGAKVVIAADVTFRRGKAIPLKTIVEEAVVNAPSVERIVVLRRDETKPVELHPEMEVDFNDLMENQPRECAAETMDAEDPLFILFTSGTTGEPKGIVHTCGGYMVGTYYTTKYVFDVRDNDVYWCTADPGWITGHSYGVYGPLLNGATCLIAEATPDFPDNGVWWNLIEEYGVTIFYTAPTAIRMFMRVGAEWPQKYNLSSLRVLGSVGEPLNPEAFEWYYQHIGNRECPIVDTWWQTETGMHMITTMIGEPMRPGFAGKPIPGIIADVVDKDGNPVPPGTGGLLVIREPWPSMMRTIWGNDERYQKYWNTIPGCYTAADLAVKDENGYIMVIGRSDDLIVVAGHNIGTAEVESALVSHEAVAEAAVIGKPDAMKGNVIKAFVILIEGYQASEKLINELTYHVRMTLGPIAIPSEIEVVDALPKTRSGKIMRRVLKAREMGMDPGDISTLED
- a CDS encoding TATA-box-binding protein, with product MNERRPEESLKIENIVASAKVTDFLDLPSLASQLKDAEYNKKRFPGVVLRMQDPKIAALVFGSGKVVLTGAKSIDSLNKGLQILGDQLRALQIDISEELSYKIQNIVTSADLGTPINLNKIAVGFNLDKIEYEPEQFPGLVYRLDDPKVVVLLFGSGKLIITGGKQPEDAKRAVQRILSELSNLGLI
- a CDS encoding ArsR family transcriptional regulator, whose amino-acid sequence is MRSDKVRYFTPKEEELAELLMGIGIKRNVSKVLVYLASIDEATSRDIERGTDLRQPEVSIAMRYLKECNWIETRESKSESKGRPVKIYTLSLPITEIMDTIEKEKKKEARHQLDLIQKMRETISMQ
- the rpiA gene encoding ribose-5-phosphate isomerase RpiA, giving the protein MDSSLLAESKRIAGYRAADLVEDGTVIGLGTGSTVFFAMERLAERIASGLSIVGVPTSYQAAIRAREYGIPLTTLDEFPQLALAIDGADQVDPGLSLIKGRGAAHLREKCVADAAEEVVIVVDSTKTVDTLSAPVPIEVLPFACGLAFRRLTEMGGVPVLREGVKKDGPVVTDNGNFIIDCNFGAIPDPASLEQQIAAVPGLLECGLFTTFAEKMRVVVGEGRECRIVSLH
- the surE gene encoding 5'/3'-nucleotidase SurE, translated to MKPKVLLTNDDGVTSAGIWAAYEALSPIADVTVVAPATQQSAVGRSISIFEPIRTYEITMNGVPAYSVGGKPTDAVIIGLYSLNLAPDLVVSGVNIGENLSYESIMTSGTVGAALEASNQGVPSVAFSLQVEDQGDKFDDPSRVTDRFEETKRIVRDVCERVLRDGFPEHADVINVNIPSKVSGGYEVTRLAEKLFHTGVEKRLDPRGRPYYWIDGPLFEDAEEGTDVHAVRMGNISITPITLDCTALRAADRLADIFR